A genome region from Ptiloglossa arizonensis isolate GNS036 chromosome 4, iyPtiAriz1_principal, whole genome shotgun sequence includes the following:
- the LOC143145173 gene encoding transient receptor potential channel pyrexia-like isoform X1: protein MSILKRNFLLNRFLGNRISQDKLNTENVMATPSIVINDTEDCEHIWMTDIQQNSISSEDSSDSIAYHIKERQMPNLQPWSKEDILLALSNLPAGEHALSVIPTLHGDTLHKALNEFLNTDSNEMTLNVRKTSTPSFPDGCMQNTLLNIENEAAVNATIPKLFIRWPNTCLLISCFLGHVEVVKVLLNKNAKVTARDGDGRTPLHLAAYAASVKILEELLKHGANPCDWDFNKKCTPLHCAAAIGNVACVKCLIKSQADVNAGLSGKSPLYYAVLSNAGDCVEALLQAGASPNYPQVYTETPLHVAASLGSVTCTKLLLDYGADVRVQFGSMRSTPLHLAAEEGSMECTKLLLDAGATCESKNSRGQTPLHLAALSQSAETLDVLISTGAKVNMEDNDGRTPLHAAVAKATKGIELVKILLQAGALINKADKFGYTPLHIAALNESSSAVMMLFSNGADVTAKTKGGISALSFIVRRTPDVLPRFISRLDQAISLHDHELGDVDCELRLDFRPLVPGGRGETDLMLCLVEVGQKHMLKHPLCESFLYLKWLRIRKFFLLSLIFHSIFVAFFTAYIAVTYFWNVEEFQNILFWPVLIFTVTLACKEIFQIVHGIWCYIKRWENWLQWSVILISSIVLIMPTQDWQHHVAALGILLIWIELMMVVGRFPMFGLYIQMFTQVSINFFKFLGAYICLIIGFSFGFSVLHKNYKSFTNPLIGLLKTIVMLSGELEFEDVFFDEDAPILYSGTAHLMLLSFVILVTVILTNLMMGLAVSDIQELRRCARLDRLVRRAELVAHLESMLFSKLLDHAPNGIIKTCRQGALLLRPPHHCAIHIRPNDPRENRLPCELIKAVYRLVTEKRNRNATTKSASKQNTNNIDARNVRLSRLYSTTSTSDSNQQQLNELVVELQKCSYNIGTRLNNLTNKIESIVTDYSK, encoded by the exons ATGTCAATTCTAAAGAGAAACTTTCTCCTAAATAGATTTTTGGGTAATCGCATTTCTCAAGATAAATTAAATACAGAAAACGTAATGGCAACACCTTCTATCGTCATTAACGATACG GAAGATTGTGAGCATATTTGGATGACTGATATACAACAAAATAGTATAAGTTCTGAAGACAGTTCTGATTCTATTGCTTATCATATAAAAGAAAGACAAATGCCAAATCTACAACCATGGAGTAAAGAAGATATTCTATTAGCTCTATCTAATCTTCCAGCAGGAGAACATGCACTATCTGTTATTCCCACCCTTCATGGTGATACTTTGCATAAAGctttaaatgaatttttaaatactgaCAGCAATGAAATGACATTGAATGTTAGAAAAACTTCTACACCCTCATTTCCAGATGG ATGTATGCAAAATACGTTATTAAACATTGAAAATGAAGCAGCTGTGAATGCAACAATCCCAAAACTTTTTATCAGATGGCCAAACACTTGTCTCTTAATTTCTTGCTTTTTGGGTCATGTAGAAGTGGTAAAAGTTTTATTGAACAAAAATGCAAAAGTTACGGCAAGAGATGGTGATGGAAG gaCACCATTACATTTAGCTGCTTATGCGGCATCTGTGAAAATTCTAGAAGAATTATTAAAACATGGTGCAAATCCATGCGATTGGGACTTTAATAAGAAATGTACACCTTTACATTGTGCTGCAGCTATCGGAAATGTCGCTTGTGTTAAATGCCTGATAAAATCACAAGCAGATGTAAATGCTGGATTGTCTGGAAAAAGTCCTCTTTATTATGCTGTTTTAAGTAATGCAGGAGACTGTGTTGAAGCTTTATTGCAAGCAGGTGCCTCTCCTAATTATCCACAG GTTTATACAGAAACACCACTGCATGTAGCAGCTAGTTTAGGTTCAGTTACATGTACTAAATTATTATTAGACTATGGTGCAGATGTGAGAGTTCAGTTTGGTTCTATGAGATCAACTCCATTACACTTAGCAGCAGAAGAAGGTAGCATGGAATGCACAAAATTACTATTAGATGCTGGTGCTACATGTGAGTCAAAAAATTCAAGAGGTCAAACGCCACTGCACTTGGCAGCCTTATCCCAGTCTGCAGAAACTTTAGATGTACTTATAAGTACTGGTGCTAAAGTTAATATGGAAGATAATGATGGTCGTACTCCATTGCATGCTGCAGTTGCGAAAGCTACTAAAGGAATAGAACTGGTCAAGATTTTGCTACAG GCTGGTGCTTTGATCAACAAAGCAGATAAATTTGGCTACACGCCCTTACACATTGCGGCGTTAAACGAAAGTTCATCAGCAGTGATGATGTTGTTTTCAAATGGAGCAGATGTTACTGCTAAAACAAAGGGTGGTATCTCTGCATTAAGTTTTATTGTACGCAGAACACCGGATGTACTACCGCGATTTATTTCGCGCTTGGATCAAGCAATTTCTTTACACGATCATGAATTAGGTGATGTTGATTGTGAATTGAGATTAGATTTTAGACCATTGGTGCCAGGGGGCAGAGGGGAAACAGATTTAATGCTGTGCCTTGTGGAAGTTGGACAAAAACACATGTTAAAACATCCTTTGTGtgaaagttttctttatttaaagTGGTTAAGGattcgtaaattttttttactaagtttaatatttcattccaTCTTTGTTGCATTTTTTACAGCATATATTGCTGTTACATATTTCTGGAATGTTGAAGAATTTCAAAATATACTTTTCTGGCCAGTATTGATATTTACCGTGACACTCGCATGcaaggaaatttttcaaatagttCATGGAATATGGTGTTACATTAAAAGATGGGAGAATTGGCTTCAATGGAGCGTTATTTTAATATCGAGTATAGTATTAATCATGCCAACTCAGGACTGGCAACACCATGTAGCTGCTTTAGGCATTTTACTGATTTGGATAGAATTAATGATGGTTGTTGGAAGATTTCCAATGTTTGGTCTCTACATACAAATGTTTACGCAagtgtcgattaatttttttaaatttcttggtGCTTACATATGTCTTATAATAGGCTTTTCTTTTGGGTTCAGTGTATTACATAagaattataaatcatttaCGAATCCTTTGATTGGTTTGTTGAAAACTATTGTAATGTTGTCTGGAGAATTAGAATTTGAAGATGTATTTTTTGATGAAGATGCACCAATATTATATTCTGGTACAGCTCATTTAATGCTTCTCAGTTTTGTTATCTTAGTAACagtaattttaacgaatttaatGATGGGCCTTGCTGTATCAGACATACAAGAACTAAGAAGATGTGCAAGATTAGACAGATTAGTACGCAGAGCAGAATTAGTAGCACACTTAGAGAGTATGTTATTTTCTAAGCTTCTGGATCATGCTCCAAATGGAATAATAAAAACATGTAGGCAAGGTGCACTTCTTTTACGTCCACCACATCATTGTGCAATTCATATTCGGCCTAATGATCCTCGTGAAAACCGTTTACCATGTGAATTAATAAAAGCTGTTTATCGTTTAGTGACTGAAAAGAGGAATCGTAATGCAACCACAAAAAGTGCATctaaacaaaatacaaataatattgaTGCCAGAAATGTCAGACTAAGTAGGCTTTATAGTACAACTTCCACGAGTGATAGCAATCAACAGCAATTGAACGAATTGGTTGTTGAATTACAGAAATGTTCATATAATATTGGTACACGCctaaataatttaactaataaaaTAGAAAGTATTGTTACAGATTACTCCAAATGA
- the LOC143145173 gene encoding transient receptor potential channel pyrexia-like isoform X2 → MATPSIVINDTEDCEHIWMTDIQQNSISSEDSSDSIAYHIKERQMPNLQPWSKEDILLALSNLPAGEHALSVIPTLHGDTLHKALNEFLNTDSNEMTLNVRKTSTPSFPDGCMQNTLLNIENEAAVNATIPKLFIRWPNTCLLISCFLGHVEVVKVLLNKNAKVTARDGDGRTPLHLAAYAASVKILEELLKHGANPCDWDFNKKCTPLHCAAAIGNVACVKCLIKSQADVNAGLSGKSPLYYAVLSNAGDCVEALLQAGASPNYPQVYTETPLHVAASLGSVTCTKLLLDYGADVRVQFGSMRSTPLHLAAEEGSMECTKLLLDAGATCESKNSRGQTPLHLAALSQSAETLDVLISTGAKVNMEDNDGRTPLHAAVAKATKGIELVKILLQAGALINKADKFGYTPLHIAALNESSSAVMMLFSNGADVTAKTKGGISALSFIVRRTPDVLPRFISRLDQAISLHDHELGDVDCELRLDFRPLVPGGRGETDLMLCLVEVGQKHMLKHPLCESFLYLKWLRIRKFFLLSLIFHSIFVAFFTAYIAVTYFWNVEEFQNILFWPVLIFTVTLACKEIFQIVHGIWCYIKRWENWLQWSVILISSIVLIMPTQDWQHHVAALGILLIWIELMMVVGRFPMFGLYIQMFTQVSINFFKFLGAYICLIIGFSFGFSVLHKNYKSFTNPLIGLLKTIVMLSGELEFEDVFFDEDAPILYSGTAHLMLLSFVILVTVILTNLMMGLAVSDIQELRRCARLDRLVRRAELVAHLESMLFSKLLDHAPNGIIKTCRQGALLLRPPHHCAIHIRPNDPRENRLPCELIKAVYRLVTEKRNRNATTKSASKQNTNNIDARNVRLSRLYSTTSTSDSNQQQLNELVVELQKCSYNIGTRLNNLTNKIESIVTDYSK, encoded by the exons ATGGCAACACCTTCTATCGTCATTAACGATACG GAAGATTGTGAGCATATTTGGATGACTGATATACAACAAAATAGTATAAGTTCTGAAGACAGTTCTGATTCTATTGCTTATCATATAAAAGAAAGACAAATGCCAAATCTACAACCATGGAGTAAAGAAGATATTCTATTAGCTCTATCTAATCTTCCAGCAGGAGAACATGCACTATCTGTTATTCCCACCCTTCATGGTGATACTTTGCATAAAGctttaaatgaatttttaaatactgaCAGCAATGAAATGACATTGAATGTTAGAAAAACTTCTACACCCTCATTTCCAGATGG ATGTATGCAAAATACGTTATTAAACATTGAAAATGAAGCAGCTGTGAATGCAACAATCCCAAAACTTTTTATCAGATGGCCAAACACTTGTCTCTTAATTTCTTGCTTTTTGGGTCATGTAGAAGTGGTAAAAGTTTTATTGAACAAAAATGCAAAAGTTACGGCAAGAGATGGTGATGGAAG gaCACCATTACATTTAGCTGCTTATGCGGCATCTGTGAAAATTCTAGAAGAATTATTAAAACATGGTGCAAATCCATGCGATTGGGACTTTAATAAGAAATGTACACCTTTACATTGTGCTGCAGCTATCGGAAATGTCGCTTGTGTTAAATGCCTGATAAAATCACAAGCAGATGTAAATGCTGGATTGTCTGGAAAAAGTCCTCTTTATTATGCTGTTTTAAGTAATGCAGGAGACTGTGTTGAAGCTTTATTGCAAGCAGGTGCCTCTCCTAATTATCCACAG GTTTATACAGAAACACCACTGCATGTAGCAGCTAGTTTAGGTTCAGTTACATGTACTAAATTATTATTAGACTATGGTGCAGATGTGAGAGTTCAGTTTGGTTCTATGAGATCAACTCCATTACACTTAGCAGCAGAAGAAGGTAGCATGGAATGCACAAAATTACTATTAGATGCTGGTGCTACATGTGAGTCAAAAAATTCAAGAGGTCAAACGCCACTGCACTTGGCAGCCTTATCCCAGTCTGCAGAAACTTTAGATGTACTTATAAGTACTGGTGCTAAAGTTAATATGGAAGATAATGATGGTCGTACTCCATTGCATGCTGCAGTTGCGAAAGCTACTAAAGGAATAGAACTGGTCAAGATTTTGCTACAG GCTGGTGCTTTGATCAACAAAGCAGATAAATTTGGCTACACGCCCTTACACATTGCGGCGTTAAACGAAAGTTCATCAGCAGTGATGATGTTGTTTTCAAATGGAGCAGATGTTACTGCTAAAACAAAGGGTGGTATCTCTGCATTAAGTTTTATTGTACGCAGAACACCGGATGTACTACCGCGATTTATTTCGCGCTTGGATCAAGCAATTTCTTTACACGATCATGAATTAGGTGATGTTGATTGTGAATTGAGATTAGATTTTAGACCATTGGTGCCAGGGGGCAGAGGGGAAACAGATTTAATGCTGTGCCTTGTGGAAGTTGGACAAAAACACATGTTAAAACATCCTTTGTGtgaaagttttctttatttaaagTGGTTAAGGattcgtaaattttttttactaagtttaatatttcattccaTCTTTGTTGCATTTTTTACAGCATATATTGCTGTTACATATTTCTGGAATGTTGAAGAATTTCAAAATATACTTTTCTGGCCAGTATTGATATTTACCGTGACACTCGCATGcaaggaaatttttcaaatagttCATGGAATATGGTGTTACATTAAAAGATGGGAGAATTGGCTTCAATGGAGCGTTATTTTAATATCGAGTATAGTATTAATCATGCCAACTCAGGACTGGCAACACCATGTAGCTGCTTTAGGCATTTTACTGATTTGGATAGAATTAATGATGGTTGTTGGAAGATTTCCAATGTTTGGTCTCTACATACAAATGTTTACGCAagtgtcgattaatttttttaaatttcttggtGCTTACATATGTCTTATAATAGGCTTTTCTTTTGGGTTCAGTGTATTACATAagaattataaatcatttaCGAATCCTTTGATTGGTTTGTTGAAAACTATTGTAATGTTGTCTGGAGAATTAGAATTTGAAGATGTATTTTTTGATGAAGATGCACCAATATTATATTCTGGTACAGCTCATTTAATGCTTCTCAGTTTTGTTATCTTAGTAACagtaattttaacgaatttaatGATGGGCCTTGCTGTATCAGACATACAAGAACTAAGAAGATGTGCAAGATTAGACAGATTAGTACGCAGAGCAGAATTAGTAGCACACTTAGAGAGTATGTTATTTTCTAAGCTTCTGGATCATGCTCCAAATGGAATAATAAAAACATGTAGGCAAGGTGCACTTCTTTTACGTCCACCACATCATTGTGCAATTCATATTCGGCCTAATGATCCTCGTGAAAACCGTTTACCATGTGAATTAATAAAAGCTGTTTATCGTTTAGTGACTGAAAAGAGGAATCGTAATGCAACCACAAAAAGTGCATctaaacaaaatacaaataatattgaTGCCAGAAATGTCAGACTAAGTAGGCTTTATAGTACAACTTCCACGAGTGATAGCAATCAACAGCAATTGAACGAATTGGTTGTTGAATTACAGAAATGTTCATATAATATTGGTACACGCctaaataatttaactaataaaaTAGAAAGTATTGTTACAGATTACTCCAAATGA
- the LOC143145177 gene encoding uncharacterized protein LOC143145177 isoform X1 — protein sequence MIVNTYNNNNLIIFVAMTEHRGTSFYNSCVKVPVDPYSRQPTPSYERPKLTKSSNGDKICKINFATGDQFGSESEISGPREIVDNFLEFLESIPDYGQVHHLTNEQFKQKVDYLKRKQKLLLKNLQNSLVDHDNADVSRFSVSKCSQRSEIKSKNNIHNLKLNGKKCYFEESRTTSPLLFSSGKFAGLAEDQDLLTNRCKQKDKEAKTICNEKIYSANSSWRTWNKSKSDDSTESDTDSIETRSLPASISKEWHPTVPKPFSFTLREEAEKYMTEAETGEVEYKNVNNRKSFYRKRHIRPIPLTSKIPLYNKLLAEKEERSRMIREESALNLMSQVRPFRLECDRRAWRSLARSSPDIRSKSVNACMKFKAKPVPKNLFSTEIYDRMLEDEYYRQLQKRVRAAELMKSSSLPPSMARRERVKSACTRLQGTDKNCNESPESKNSQLSNSSSMPLERCRSAMSLLPLRGNNLAAILRCQMSREKLEREIREKMEEKRREQAIRIKESLIGRNPVWRALRSAARHEHERDLDIRTSLRRDEALEQAERHRLQMEMMLDRVTQIPTLFERHSQTYQSFIKTQQKDSRKSSQRKKKKQHRQKARSIDSYIDYENISRSDSGSLTSSSGTLVSVSQSSKSSNASRSHASDKSTAKSQSSFSKKRGDRGQLKVSINETAELIEDQNEADNLHNNEHFSSKDHDENTLQEDEHDTEG from the exons ATGATCGTGAatacatataataataataatttaatcatttttgtaGCAATGACAGAGCACAGAGGCACATCCTTTTACAATTCCTGTGTAAAAGTTCCAGTGGATCCATATAGTAGACAACCAACACCTTCTTATGAACGTCCTAAACTTACAAAAAGTAGCAATGGtgataaaatatgtaaaataaattttgcaacAGGTGATCAATTTGGTAGCGAGTCAGAGATATCAGGTCCTAGAGAGATTGTGGACAACTTTCTAGAATTTTTGGAAAGCATACCAGATTATGGTCAAGTTCATCATTTAACAAATGAACAGTTTAAACAAAAAGTAGATTATctaaaacgaaaacaaaaattattattgaaaaatttacaaaattcactTGTTGATCATGATAATGCAGATGTATCCAGATTTTCAGTATCAAAATGCAGTCAAAGGTCAGAAATTAAAAGcaaaaataatattcataaCTTAAAATTAAATGGTAAAAAATGTTACTTCGAAGAGTCTAGAACAACAagtcctcttcttttttcttctggtAAATTTGCTGGTCTTGCAGAAGATCAAGACCTTCTGACAAATAG GTGTAAGCAAAAAGATAAGGAAGCTAAGACAATATGCAATGAAAAAATATACTCTGCTAATAGTAGTTGGAGAACATGGAATAAATCAAAGAGTGATGATAGTACAGAAAGTGATACTGACAGTATAGAGACAAGAAGTTTGCCAGCTAGTATTTCAAAGGAATGGCATCCTACTGTCCCTAAGCCATTTAGTTTTACTTTacg GGAGGAAGCAGAAAAGTACATGACAGAAGCTGAAACGGGGGAAGtggaatataaaaatgttaataatagaAAGAGTTTTTATAGGAAACGTCATATAAGGCCAATTCCACTTACGTCTAAAATTCCACTTTACAATAAGTTGCTAGCTGAAAAGGAAGAACG AAGTCGTATGATTCGTGAAGAAAGTGCCTTAAATTTAATGTCTCAGGTACGTCCCTTTAGACTCGAGTGCGACCGTCGAGCCTGGAGATCTTTAGCAAGGTCTAGCCCGGACATTCGTAGTAaaagtgtaaacgcatgtatgaAATTCAAGGCTAAACCAGTACCAAAGAATCTTTTTAGTACCGAAATATATGACCGTATGCTCGAAGACGAATATTACAG ACAGCTGCAGAAAAGAgtaagagcagcagaattaatgAAGTCTTCTTCCTTACCTCCGTCAATGGCAAGACGAGAACGCGTCAAGTCCGCGTGTACACGTTTACAGGGTACAGACAAGAATTGTAATGAGAGCCCTGAGAGCAAGAACTCACAACTGTCAAATAGTTCATCAATGCCATTAGAAAGGTGCAGATCAGCGATGTCACTTTTACCTCTGCGGGGAAATAATTTAGCAGCAATTTTAAGATGCCAAATGTCTCG GGAAAAATTAGAACGcgaaataagagaaaaaatgGAAGAGAAACGACGAGAACAAGCAATAAGAATAAAAGAATCTTTGATCGGGCGGAATCCAGTGTGGAGAGCATTGAGGTCTGCAGCAAG GCACGAACACGAGAGAGATCTTGATATTCGAACTTCTCTTCGCCGCGATGAAGCACTTGAACAGGCGGAGCGTCATCGATTACAAATGGAAATGATGTTGGATCGCGTGACTCAAATACCAACTCTTTTTGAACGTCATTCTCAg ACTTATCAATCCTTTataaagacgcaacagaaagATAGTCGGAAGTCTtcacaacgaaaaaaaaagaagcaacatAGACAAAAAGCTCGTAGTATAGATTCGTACATCGATTATGAAAACATTTCTAGGTCAGATTCTGGATCACTGACTAGTTCTTCTGGAACCCTGGTATCCGTCAGTCAATCGTCAAAGTCATCGAATGCATCTAGATCACATGCTTCTGATAAGTCCACAGCTAAATCTCAAAGTTCATTCTCCAAAAAGAGAGGAGACCGCGGTCAATTAAAAGTTTCTATAAACGAAACAGCAGAATTAATCGAAGATCAAAACGAAGccgataatttacataataacgAACATTTTTCGAGCAAGGATCACGATGAAAACACATTGCAGGAGGATGAGCACGATACAGAGGGATAA
- the LOC143145177 gene encoding protein FAM161A-like isoform X2 → MTEHRGTSFYNSCVKVPVDPYSRQPTPSYERPKLTKSSNGDKICKINFATGDQFGSESEISGPREIVDNFLEFLESIPDYGQVHHLTNEQFKQKVDYLKRKQKLLLKNLQNSLVDHDNADVSRFSVSKCSQRSEIKSKNNIHNLKLNGKKCYFEESRTTSPLLFSSGKFAGLAEDQDLLTNRCKQKDKEAKTICNEKIYSANSSWRTWNKSKSDDSTESDTDSIETRSLPASISKEWHPTVPKPFSFTLREEAEKYMTEAETGEVEYKNVNNRKSFYRKRHIRPIPLTSKIPLYNKLLAEKEERSRMIREESALNLMSQVRPFRLECDRRAWRSLARSSPDIRSKSVNACMKFKAKPVPKNLFSTEIYDRMLEDEYYRQLQKRVRAAELMKSSSLPPSMARRERVKSACTRLQGTDKNCNESPESKNSQLSNSSSMPLERCRSAMSLLPLRGNNLAAILRCQMSREKLEREIREKMEEKRREQAIRIKESLIGRNPVWRALRSAARHEHERDLDIRTSLRRDEALEQAERHRLQMEMMLDRVTQIPTLFERHSQTYQSFIKTQQKDSRKSSQRKKKKQHRQKARSIDSYIDYENISRSDSGSLTSSSGTLVSVSQSSKSSNASRSHASDKSTAKSQSSFSKKRGDRGQLKVSINETAELIEDQNEADNLHNNEHFSSKDHDENTLQEDEHDTEG, encoded by the exons ATGACAGAGCACAGAGGCACATCCTTTTACAATTCCTGTGTAAAAGTTCCAGTGGATCCATATAGTAGACAACCAACACCTTCTTATGAACGTCCTAAACTTACAAAAAGTAGCAATGGtgataaaatatgtaaaataaattttgcaacAGGTGATCAATTTGGTAGCGAGTCAGAGATATCAGGTCCTAGAGAGATTGTGGACAACTTTCTAGAATTTTTGGAAAGCATACCAGATTATGGTCAAGTTCATCATTTAACAAATGAACAGTTTAAACAAAAAGTAGATTATctaaaacgaaaacaaaaattattattgaaaaatttacaaaattcactTGTTGATCATGATAATGCAGATGTATCCAGATTTTCAGTATCAAAATGCAGTCAAAGGTCAGAAATTAAAAGcaaaaataatattcataaCTTAAAATTAAATGGTAAAAAATGTTACTTCGAAGAGTCTAGAACAACAagtcctcttcttttttcttctggtAAATTTGCTGGTCTTGCAGAAGATCAAGACCTTCTGACAAATAG GTGTAAGCAAAAAGATAAGGAAGCTAAGACAATATGCAATGAAAAAATATACTCTGCTAATAGTAGTTGGAGAACATGGAATAAATCAAAGAGTGATGATAGTACAGAAAGTGATACTGACAGTATAGAGACAAGAAGTTTGCCAGCTAGTATTTCAAAGGAATGGCATCCTACTGTCCCTAAGCCATTTAGTTTTACTTTacg GGAGGAAGCAGAAAAGTACATGACAGAAGCTGAAACGGGGGAAGtggaatataaaaatgttaataatagaAAGAGTTTTTATAGGAAACGTCATATAAGGCCAATTCCACTTACGTCTAAAATTCCACTTTACAATAAGTTGCTAGCTGAAAAGGAAGAACG AAGTCGTATGATTCGTGAAGAAAGTGCCTTAAATTTAATGTCTCAGGTACGTCCCTTTAGACTCGAGTGCGACCGTCGAGCCTGGAGATCTTTAGCAAGGTCTAGCCCGGACATTCGTAGTAaaagtgtaaacgcatgtatgaAATTCAAGGCTAAACCAGTACCAAAGAATCTTTTTAGTACCGAAATATATGACCGTATGCTCGAAGACGAATATTACAG ACAGCTGCAGAAAAGAgtaagagcagcagaattaatgAAGTCTTCTTCCTTACCTCCGTCAATGGCAAGACGAGAACGCGTCAAGTCCGCGTGTACACGTTTACAGGGTACAGACAAGAATTGTAATGAGAGCCCTGAGAGCAAGAACTCACAACTGTCAAATAGTTCATCAATGCCATTAGAAAGGTGCAGATCAGCGATGTCACTTTTACCTCTGCGGGGAAATAATTTAGCAGCAATTTTAAGATGCCAAATGTCTCG GGAAAAATTAGAACGcgaaataagagaaaaaatgGAAGAGAAACGACGAGAACAAGCAATAAGAATAAAAGAATCTTTGATCGGGCGGAATCCAGTGTGGAGAGCATTGAGGTCTGCAGCAAG GCACGAACACGAGAGAGATCTTGATATTCGAACTTCTCTTCGCCGCGATGAAGCACTTGAACAGGCGGAGCGTCATCGATTACAAATGGAAATGATGTTGGATCGCGTGACTCAAATACCAACTCTTTTTGAACGTCATTCTCAg ACTTATCAATCCTTTataaagacgcaacagaaagATAGTCGGAAGTCTtcacaacgaaaaaaaaagaagcaacatAGACAAAAAGCTCGTAGTATAGATTCGTACATCGATTATGAAAACATTTCTAGGTCAGATTCTGGATCACTGACTAGTTCTTCTGGAACCCTGGTATCCGTCAGTCAATCGTCAAAGTCATCGAATGCATCTAGATCACATGCTTCTGATAAGTCCACAGCTAAATCTCAAAGTTCATTCTCCAAAAAGAGAGGAGACCGCGGTCAATTAAAAGTTTCTATAAACGAAACAGCAGAATTAATCGAAGATCAAAACGAAGccgataatttacataataacgAACATTTTTCGAGCAAGGATCACGATGAAAACACATTGCAGGAGGATGAGCACGATACAGAGGGATAA
- the LOC143145183 gene encoding melanization protease 1-like, which produces MFRTILLLALVTLHGAIAQERCTTPQRKPGQCINIHNCQRVIDILQQQRPLSKETLNYLNSLQCGFEGTNPKVCCETLLSVTTTTEAPGPGPLTVDTPPPDVSSHPNLRLVNEDLCGPATIPKIFGGNKTGVFDFPWMALIAYDIGRQNPEFRCGGSLINKRYVLTAAHCVTSLPTGLTLIGARIGEHDLNTERDCERDDEGLEIACSEGYQDFGLESIHYHPEYSRTKLQNDIALLRLNGDADLRPQNVRPICMPIGSAATFNQKKVTVTGWGATELGPRSQSLLQVKLTPINLTDCIQTFKGKAQIWYKQICAGGKQGKDSCLGDSGGPLQAPTMYNNNLKFVQYGIVSFGLKNCGTEGIPGVYTKLVYYMDWVLNTIRP; this is translated from the exons ATGTTCCGTACCATTCTCTTGCTCGCACTCGTGACGCTACACGGGGCCATTGCGC AGGAGAGGTGCACCACGCCTCAGAGAAAACCCGGCCAATGCATTAATATACACAACTGTCAACGAGTGATAGACATTCTCCAACAACAAAGACCTCTATCGAAAGAAACTCTCAACTATTTGAATAGCTTGCAATGCGGCTTCGAGGGGACCAATCCCAAAGTGTGCTGCGAG aCCCTGCTATCGGTGACAACTACAACAGAAGCACCTGGTCCGGGTCCACTAACCGTGGATACTCCCCCGCCGGACGTCTCGAGTCATCCGAATTTACGACTAGTGAACGAGGACTTGTGCGGACCGGCGACTATACCTAAAATCTTCGGCGGCAATAAAACCGGTGTATTCGACTTCCCCTGGATGGCTCTGATCGCTTACGATATCGGCAGACAAAATCCAGAATTTCGATGCGGAGGATCACTGATCAACAAACGATACGTCCTTACCGCTGCTCACTGCGTAACATCGTTGCCTACCG GTCTCACATTGATCGGTGCACGGATAGGAGAACACGATCTGAACACAGAACGCGATTGCGAGAGAGACGACGAGGGCCTCGAAATCGCGTGCTCCGAGGGTTACCAAGATTTTGGTTTGGAAAGCATACACTATCATCCGGAATATTCGCGAACAAAACTGCAAAACGACATCGCCCTGCTTCGTTTGAACGGGGACGCCGATCTCAGACCGCAAAACGTGCGACCGATTTGCATGCCGATCGGATCAGCAGCTACCTTTAATCAGAAAAAA GTAACGGTGACTGGTTGGGGTGCCACAGAACTTGGACCACGTAGCCAATCGTTGCTGCAAGTCAAGTTGACGCCAATTAATCTCACGGATTGTATACAAACATTTAAAGGAAAAGCGCAAATCTGGTATAAACAGATCTGCGCTGGTGGTAAACAGGGCAAGGACTCTTGCTTGGGTGATAGTGGTGGACCGCTTCAAGCTCCGACCATGTATAATAATAACTTGAAATTCGTTCAATATGGAATTGTCAGCTTTGGACTTAAAAACTGTGGCACGGAAGGAATTCCCGGAGTTTACACCAAACTTGTATATTATATGGATTGGGTTCTAAATACTATTAGGCCGTAA